A window of Microcoleus sp. FACHB-831 contains these coding sequences:
- a CDS encoding tetratricopeptide repeat protein: MKRLLSSILAVGINLAPLSVTLIAQPSWGQTQDSYKERLYTLIIQAGQQQEQGQHLKAVKTWQQLLELARTRQAKDLEYYAFLWIGHNYANDGQPEQALKYYDQALTVARGFVERGEEADVLNSIGGVYSTIGQPQRALEFFNQALPNSIKVGDKLGEAATLNNIGVVYLKTGQPQLALEFFKQSLPILKDMKDRDKEAGALNNIGEVYRSIGQFQQSLDYYNKALTIRREVKDRRGEASTLNSIGGFYNDIRKLDRAIEFYVQAVSIYRQLRDRSGEATVLNNIALISRDIGQTQQALELYSQALQLVRDIRQRREEATTLNNIAGVYDDIGQPQRALELYNQALVICKEVSNRSGEAATLNNIGIVYKNIGQPQRALKVYNLALSIVRELQNRSGEVNTLSNIAALYEHINQPNEAITQYEKSLDISLEMRGSLQRENRKSFYLDYAGTAIALTSLLIDQNQPAKAYEWINRVTTAELVDYTRLVNAKIANPEAQKAIDEWNQKNQQLQFLYNQLQDNFSNERSRQMREVEAEVFKQAEDISRQFPEVAELFETKPTDIAQLQSSIPPGTVIVHPVLLTGVNNLPNNIAIFVLTKDKVTVTKKTINYTEFDKLVKDYGDQLQDRKNTDYPVTSTKLYDILLRPVEDKIQAQSPTQLSIITSGKLRYIPFETLRDSQTGKYLIEKYPVNYLTRLSNRSWQSVKTLNAASLEGIAAIAILTILTFWVWRKFGIIASGLLVIVLGSAAFLIILGRTPRVLALGNPVPVKPFALNAAEAEVNSITNIFTALPGEVYIGDRATLDTFKTQAPRFAFLHLATHGCFQPEGCCLRESKDCQESGKLDMQSNTILFANNQQFNIADAALLGLKNTELLTLSACQTAQEANSNGEEIAGVAYIFERAGAKAVIASLWSGEDNAMKDVMVAFYQNLKKGMDKGEALRGAKLSQINSHPYFWSPLILIGDAR; this comes from the coding sequence ATGAAACGACTCCTCAGCAGTATTTTGGCGGTAGGCATTAATTTGGCTCCTCTGAGTGTGACGCTGATAGCTCAACCTAGCTGGGGACAAACTCAAGATTCTTACAAGGAAAGACTTTATACACTTATCATCCAAGCAGGTCAACAGCAGGAGCAAGGGCAACACCTAAAAGCGGTAAAAACATGGCAGCAGCTTCTAGAACTTGCCCGAACAAGGCAAGCCAAGGATCTTGAATATTACGCATTTCTATGGATTGGTCACAACTATGCCAATGATGGTCAACCCGAACAAGCACTAAAATACTACGATCAAGCTCTCACTGTTGCTAGAGGATTTGTTGAACGAGGTGAAGAAGCTGATGTTTTAAATAGTATTGGTGGCGTTTACAGCACGATTGGACAGCCGCAACGAGCGCTTGAATTTTTCAACCAAGCTTTGCCAAACTCTATAAAAGTTGGCGATAAACTTGGGGAAGCTGCCACATTGAATAATATAGGTGTTGTTTACCTAAAGACGGGGCAACCCCAACTGGCATTAGAGTTTTTCAAGCAAAGTTTGCCTATTCTCAAAGATATGAAAGATCGCGATAAGGAAGCTGGAGCGCTGAATAATATCGGCGAAGTCTACCGCTCCATCGGACAATTTCAACAATCGTTGGACTACTACAACAAAGCTTTGACAATTCGCAGGGAAGTAAAAGATCGGAGGGGGGAAGCCAGCACGCTGAATAGTATTGGTGGGTTCTACAATGACATCCGGAAACTAGACCGAGCGATTGAGTTTTACGTACAAGCTGTGTCGATATACAGGCAATTGCGAGATCGTTCTGGGGAAGCTACAGTCCTAAATAATATCGCTTTAATCTCCAGGGATATTGGGCAAACCCAACAAGCTTTAGAACTATACAGCCAAGCCTTGCAGCTAGTCAGAGACATTAGGCAGCGGAGGGAAGAAGCTACGACGCTGAATAATATTGCAGGCGTCTACGATGACATCGGGCAACCGCAACGGGCATTAGAATTATATAACCAAGCGCTAGTTATCTGCAAAGAAGTCAGCAATCGCTCTGGGGAGGCTGCAACCTTAAATAATATTGGTATCGTCTACAAGAATATTGGGCAACCACAGCGGGCATTGAAAGTTTATAACCTAGCTTTGTCGATCGTCAGGGAATTGCAAAATCGCTCTGGGGAAGTTAACACTCTAAGTAATATTGCCGCACTTTACGAACATATAAACCAACCGAATGAAGCTATCACCCAGTATGAAAAATCTCTCGACATTAGCTTAGAAATGCGGGGTAGTTTACAGCGGGAAAACAGAAAAAGTTTTTACCTGGATTACGCAGGAACAGCGATCGCCCTCACCTCTCTCCTCATCGACCAAAATCAACCCGCTAAAGCCTATGAATGGATTAACCGCGTAACTACTGCCGAACTTGTTGACTACACTCGCCTAGTTAACGCTAAAATTGCCAACCCAGAAGCACAGAAAGCAATTGACGAGTGGAACCAAAAAAATCAGCAACTTCAATTTTTATATAACCAATTACAAGATAATTTTTCCAACGAGCGTTCCCGACAAATGCGGGAAGTAGAGGCTGAAGTTTTTAAGCAAGCTGAAGATATATCCCGCCAATTTCCTGAAGTAGCCGAATTATTTGAAACCAAACCCACAGATATTGCCCAGCTACAATCCTCTATCCCACCAGGAACCGTAATTGTTCACCCCGTATTGCTGACAGGCGTGAACAATCTACCGAATAATATTGCTATTTTTGTATTGACTAAAGATAAAGTAACCGTTACTAAAAAAACGATTAATTATACAGAATTTGATAAACTGGTCAAAGATTACGGCGACCAATTACAAGACCGCAAAAATACAGACTACCCCGTAACCAGTACGAAACTTTACGACATCCTACTTCGTCCCGTTGAAGACAAAATTCAGGCACAATCGCCTACTCAACTGAGCATAATTACATCTGGGAAACTGCGCTATATCCCCTTTGAAACCCTACGCGATTCCCAAACTGGCAAATACCTGATCGAGAAATATCCTGTCAACTATCTCACGCGCCTTTCTAATCGTTCCTGGCAATCTGTAAAAACGTTGAATGCAGCATCTCTAGAAGGTATTGCTGCGATCGCTATTTTAACTATCCTCACTTTCTGGGTTTGGCGCAAGTTTGGTATCATCGCTAGTGGCTTATTGGTTATCGTCTTAGGTAGTGCCGCATTTTTGATTATTCTTGGGCGTACTCCTCGCGTTTTAGCACTAGGAAATCCTGTCCCAGTTAAACCGTTTGCTCTGAATGCAGCAGAGGCAGAAGTTAACAGTATTACCAATATTTTTACAGCTTTGCCGGGTGAAGTCTACATCGGCGATCGCGCCACTCTCGACACCTTCAAAACCCAAGCACCCCGCTTTGCTTTCCTGCACTTAGCGACTCACGGCTGTTTCCAACCAGAAGGCTGCTGTCTGCGGGAATCTAAAGATTGCCAAGAATCTGGCAAGTTAGATATGCAGTCGAATACTATTCTATTTGCCAATAATCAACAATTTAATATTGCTGATGCTGCTTTGTTGGGATTAAAAAACACTGAACTTTTGACCCTCAGTGCTTGTCAAACTGCCCAGGAAGCTAACTCTAATGGTGAAGAAATTGCCGGAGTTGCCTATATCTTTGAACGCGCTGGTGCTAAAGCGGTTATTGCCAGTCTTTGGAGTGGCGAAGACAATGCGATGAAAGATGTTATGGTTGCGTTCTATCAAAACCTGAAAAAAGGCATGGACAAAGGTGAGGCATTGCGTGGGGCAAAACTCAGCCAAATTAACAGCCATCCTTATTTTTGGTCGCCTTTGATACTAATTGGCGATGCGCGGTAA
- a CDS encoding Uma2 family endonuclease — translation MQTQTQQRYYTPEEYLELEEAAEYKNEYRDGEIVPMTGASINHNRIVRNFARILDVALQGHPYEVFLNDLRLWIPRYRLYFYPDVMVIEGEPVFDGTRTDTITNPRAIASVLSKSTKNYDRAEKFEYYRSLPEFREYILIDQYKFHIEHFAKTADGKWLLTDYESSDAVLALASLELEIPLSEIYERVNFDISEE, via the coding sequence ATGCAAACCCAAACACAACAACGCTATTACACTCCAGAAGAATATTTGGAACTAGAGGAAGCTGCTGAATACAAAAATGAGTACAGAGATGGAGAGATAGTTCCAATGACAGGTGCATCAATCAATCACAATCGGATAGTGCGAAATTTTGCCAGGATTTTAGATGTTGCGCTTCAAGGCCACCCTTATGAGGTTTTTCTCAATGATTTACGCTTGTGGATACCGCGTTATCGCCTCTACTTCTATCCAGATGTGATGGTAATTGAGGGAGAGCCAGTGTTTGATGGTACGCGCACAGATACAATTACCAATCCAAGGGCGATCGCCAGTGTTTTATCAAAATCAACTAAGAACTACGATAGGGCGGAGAAGTTTGAATATTATCGGTCACTTCCTGAATTTAGGGAATATATCCTGATTGACCAATATAAATTTCATATAGAACACTTTGCCAAAACTGCCGATGGGAAATGGCTGTTAACTGATTATGAATCGAGTGATGCAGTGTTAGCGCTAGCTTCGCTAGAGTTGGAAATTCCCTTGAGTGAAATTTACGAACGAGTTAATTTTGATATAAGTGAAGAATGA